One window of Myxocyprinus asiaticus isolate MX2 ecotype Aquarium Trade chromosome 6, UBuf_Myxa_2, whole genome shotgun sequence genomic DNA carries:
- the LOC127442077 gene encoding SLAM family member 9-like isoform X7 → MTILPLLINSRAFFCLFAFLKMEVGYQLVTLIIYTVCNTGSSAVISVFVETGSSVTLDIPAHELTKIGAVSWKNEKLIQIVTYFREYKDLTLDSSYEGRVDFNNKTFSLTLKNMQKTDSGVYMATTLGEQSRKISEFKVSVIDAVEVPILKVVSNWSRSDSCTVNFICTGHDLILNSTYQNNRCSPENVTPYENYNLILNCSKESIICNHSNPVSWKTDIKNIKNLCEENYRGQVQSDTSKTLLWTYILVPLCILVTGLLILGLSLSCKSEKGAEESGSTVYTEVEYVLTSIPVCLVGKRKAMPVF, encoded by the exons ATGACAATTCTTCCTCTTTTAATAAACAGCAGAGCCTTTTTTTGTCTTTTCGCTTTTTTGAAAATGGAAGTAGGTTACCAACTTGTGACCCTCATTATCTACACTGTCTGCAACACAG GGTCCAGTGCTGTGATCTCTGTGTTTGTGGAGACAGGAAGTTCTGTTACACTGGATATACCggcacatgaactaacaaagattGGTGCCGTATCctggaaaaatgaaaaattaatacaaatagtTACATATTTCAGAGAATATAAAGATTTAACACTTGACAGCTCCTATGAGGGCAGAGTGGATTTCAATAATAAAACATTCTCTCTAACACTGAAGAACATGCAGAAGACAGACAGTGGAGTCTACATGGCAACAACACTTGGAGAGCAAAGCAGAAAAATTTCTGAATTTAAAGTATCTGTTATAG ATGCTGTGGAGGTTCCTATCCTGAAAGTTGTCTCAAACTGGTCCAGGAGTGACTCTTGTACTGTGAACTTCATCTGTACAGGTCATGATCTCATACTTAACTCTACCTATCAAAACAACAGATGCTCTCCAGAGAATGTGACACCATATGAAAACTACAATCTCATCCTGAACTGCAGTAAGGAATCCATCATCTGTAACCATAGCAACCCTGTTAGCTGGAAAACGgatataaaaaacattaaaaatctcTGTGAAG AGAACTACAGAGGACAAGTCCAGTCTGACACATCTAAGACTCTCCTTTGGACGTATATTTTGGTACCACTGTGTATTCTGGTGACAGGATTATTAATTTTAGGCTTGTCTCTCTCCTGCAAGAGTGAAAAAG GTGCTGAAGAGAGTGGAAGTACAGTCTATACTGAAGTTGAG
- the LOC127442077 gene encoding SLAM family member 9-like isoform X8 gives MTILPLLINSRAFFCLFAFLKMEVGYQLVTLIIYTVCNTGSSAVISVFVETGSSVTLDIPAHELTKIGAVSWKNEKLIQIVTYFREYKDLTLDSSYEGRVDFNNKTFSLTLKNMQKTDSGVYMATTLGEQSRKISEFKVSVIDAVEVPILKVVSNWSRSDSCTVNFICTGHDLILNSTYQNNRCSPENVTPYENYNLILNCSKESIICNHSNPVSWKTDIKNIKNLCEENYRGQVQSDTSKTLLWTYILVPLCILVTGLLILGLSLSCKSEKGAEESGSTVYTEVEYVHTSIPVCLVGKRKAMPMF, from the exons ATGACAATTCTTCCTCTTTTAATAAACAGCAGAGCCTTTTTTTGTCTTTTCGCTTTTTTGAAAATGGAAGTAGGTTACCAACTTGTGACCCTCATTATCTACACTGTCTGCAACACAG GGTCCAGTGCTGTGATCTCTGTGTTTGTGGAGACAGGAAGTTCTGTTACACTGGATATACCggcacatgaactaacaaagattGGTGCCGTATCctggaaaaatgaaaaattaatacaaatagtTACATATTTCAGAGAATATAAAGATTTAACACTTGACAGCTCCTATGAGGGCAGAGTGGATTTCAATAATAAAACATTCTCTCTAACACTGAAGAACATGCAGAAGACAGACAGTGGAGTCTACATGGCAACAACACTTGGAGAGCAAAGCAGAAAAATTTCTGAATTTAAAGTATCTGTTATAG ATGCTGTGGAGGTTCCTATCCTGAAAGTTGTCTCAAACTGGTCCAGGAGTGACTCTTGTACTGTGAACTTCATCTGTACAGGTCATGATCTCATACTTAACTCTACCTATCAAAACAACAGATGCTCTCCAGAGAATGTGACACCATATGAAAACTACAATCTCATCCTGAACTGCAGTAAGGAATCCATCATCTGTAACCATAGCAACCCTGTTAGCTGGAAAACGgatataaaaaacattaaaaatctcTGTGAAG AGAACTACAGAGGACAAGTCCAGTCTGACACATCTAAGACTCTCCTTTGGACGTATATTTTGGTACCACTGTGTATTCTGGTGACAGGATTATTAATTTTAGGCTTGTCTCTCTCCTGCAAGAGTGAAAAAG GTGCTGAAGAGAGTGGAAGTACAGTCTATACTGAAGTTGAG